The Brachyhypopomus gauderio isolate BG-103 chromosome 2, BGAUD_0.2, whole genome shotgun sequence genome contains a region encoding:
- the ccdc43 gene encoding coiled-coil domain-containing protein 43, with translation MPFHVSAITSCSGILREQPLVVIGPQQAKMAAPELNTGEFENWLNDRLDNLEVDREVYGAYILGVLQEEENDDEKRDALQGILSAFLDDDTLEEVCQQILKQWTDFSSRSAAASGQPDEVQAIASLIEKQAQIVVKQKDVSEESKKRKEALLAQYANITDEEDEGGPEEELGAVGIPSDKSLFKNTNVQDVLSLQKQQRELSREEAHKKKEQDKVQREKDKLSKQERKDREKKRTQKGERKR, from the exons ATGCCATTTCATGTGAGCGCAATCACTTCATGTTCAGGCATTCTACGCGAACAGCCGCTTGTAGTTATAGGACCCCAGCAAGCCAAGATGGCTGCGCCCGAGTTAAACACCGGGGAGTTTGAAAACTGGTTGAATGATCGACTTGACAACCTTGAAGTGGATCGGGAAGTTTATGGAGCTTATATCCTCGGAGTACTTCAAGAGGAGGAGAATGACGATGAGAAAAGAGATGCGCTTCAAGGCATTCTTTCAGCTTTTCTG GATGACGACACACTAGAGGAAGTTTGCCAGCAGATCCTAAAACAGTGGACTGACTTCTCCTCCCGGTCCGCAGCTGCTAGCGGTCAGCCAGATG AGGTCCAGGCCATTGCCAGTCTGATAGAGAAACAGGCTCAGATTGTAGTCAAACAGAAAGACGTGTCTGAAGAATCCAAAAAGAGGAAAGAGGCCCTACTTGCTCAGTATGCCAATATCACAGATGAAGAAGA CGAAGGGGGGCCCGAGGAGGAGTTGGGGGCAGTGGGAATACCCAGTGACAAAT CGCTGTTCAAGAACACCAACGTGCAAGACGTGCTGAGCCTACAGAAGCAGCAGCGTGAGCTGTCCAGAGAGGAGGCGCACAAGAAGAAGGAGCAGGATAAGGTGCAGCGGGAGAAAGACAAGCTCTCCAAACAGGAGCGCAAGGACCGGGAGAAGAAGCGCACGCAGAAAGGGGAACGCAAGAGATAG